The Nicotiana tabacum cultivar K326 chromosome 1, ASM71507v2, whole genome shotgun sequence genome segment GAGCAGATCACTCCAGTGTCGGAGAGCTAGCAGCATTACTTGTAGTACAACAATCAGGAGGACATAAAAATGCCAACAAGATGCAAATTTTAACAGTTGCCACAGAAGAAAAACGGGAAACCAAAACATTGTGCGACCTTACACCCTCAAAAGAGTAAAAGGAGTTCTATGAACGATTCCCTTGAATACACGAACGACAACAAATAATGGATAGCCATGCCCTATTTCTCTTGTGAATTGTGAATGTTTCTCTACTTATTTAACTTGGACAATTCCTGCATTAATCAACTTTTGGATCTTGTTCATCACAAGAGGGTTCTTCATATGATCCTGCGCAGCTTTTGGGTTCTCTTGAAAGTCAGTTAGCACCTGCTCCAAAATACAACATTCACACCCAAATGCAGTTAGTTACAAATGTAGAAGTTACATAGTGTCATTGGTATGACAAGTCAAAATAGTACTCTCGACGACCAAATATTACCTGTCTCATTACTGGGTCTGTAAGGATGTTCTGAATTTCTGGATCCTGCATTCCCTTGGCCTGTTCAAAGAATCAGATGTATGAGTGTTACCATTACTCCCGTTACTTCTGCCCGGAGCAAGATAAGAGTACAGTGCAAAGAAATGATACCTGTCTCTCTTTGAGTTCCTCTGGAGTTAGATCTCCACGGCTTCCCCTGTTTATTTGCTCCACACATCTGCAAAAAGACAGTAGTTCAAGTTGCAAGCGAAAACCATAAAACTGACAAAACCACCTCACTTCTACATCGATGGTCATGTTGTCTTGAATAAACAAGATACAGCAAATTtcagaggaggaagaagaagaaccagTAAAGTCAAATACAGATCACACCCCAAAGGAAACCAACTTTAGGAATCATGATCACTCTCAAAACCTCAGAAGAAAGCAACTGATGAGATACAAGAACATAAAAAGAAATATCTAATCACCTCTTCACACCATCTAGCAGTTCCTGATTCTGAGGATCATGCTTCAATCCTTCCTGGTAAGTTTCCATAGCTTTTTCGTACTCTTTCATGAAGAATTGAACAGCACCTTTCCTGGTGTAGCCCTTTACAAATGTTGGATCAAGCTCAATGCACTTCTCAGCATCCTTGAGCCCCTCAGGCAATGCAGCTAACTTCGTGTAGCAAGCAGCCCGGTTGCTATATGCCTAACAAAAAAAAAGGGATTCAGCCCTTAATGAAGGACTGAGAAAAGTCCTCGAGTCTAAAAAGGTGACAGAAGAGATGAATACCCTCGGGTCTTTAGGATTCCTCTTTATGGATTCAGTGTAATGCTTAACCGCCTCGGGATATTTCATCTCTTTGAAGAACTGGTTTCCTGCAACATAGTGAAGAAAGTTAGACCCATAAGAGTAAAACAACTCAGACAGCATTAGGAAGAAAATACCTTTCTCACGCTCTTCGTCTGCTATTTGCGGATTGAAATACTCTTGCTGCTCTAATTCCTTTCTCGCCTTCTCAGCATCATTGAGTTTCTTCAGAGTATCCGGGTTGCGATGTTCAGTCAGGGCTTTCTGGAAAACCTCAATTGCAACTTCAAAATCCTTTGAACTTTTTGCCATCTTTGCCAAGGCAGTTCCCTTTCGAGTCAGAGCCCTTGCAATCATTTTAAAGTCTGACCTTAGCTCTCTCCCCCTTTCAACAGCTTGGTCACAATCTTTGATGCAATCCTCATACTGAAATCATGGCAAAGAATTATGGggttttcttttaaaaaaggacaaaaaggagaAACAGACTGGGAGGCAAGGGGGATAGAAACCCAAAACTCAGCACCATGTCTATTTCTCTAACGATTCAGCATCTCATGCAGTTCCCAGAAAAGTCAAGGATACATAGGTGCAGTAAGCTAGCCAAAGATTCAAAACCAAATGATTGCTTGGGATCTCCAACTCAGCACCATGTCTATTTCTCTAACGATTCAGCATCTCATGCAGTTCCCAGAAAAGTCAAGGATACATAGGTGCAGTAAGCTAGCCAAAGATTCAAAACCAAATGATTGCTTGGGATCTCCAACTCAGCACCATGTCTATTTCTCTAACGATTCAGCATCTCATGCAGTTCCCAGAAAAGTCAAGGATACATAGGTGCAGTAAGCTAGCCAAAGATTCAAAACCAAATGATTGCTTGGGTCAAGTTGGTGATTAATTAGAAAAGGGAGTGATGAACTCGCAAACCTTTACCCATGAACTCAAGAATCTTGCTGGTCCTAGTTGGAGATCAACTAACAAAGGATGTGGATGACTCGTGATCTAAGACAAATGCCACCTGCTCATCTAATAGATTGGAATAGCCATTTCACATAGTGAAAACTCTTCATTAGGTATTATGCCCTCCTATAATTAGGAAAGGACGACTCAAATGGGCAATTCTACTGCAGCAGGTAAAACCACAGACACGCacgcaacccccccccccccaaaaaaaaaaaacccagaccaaaaaagaaaggagaagaaagaaTAGGTGAAAAAAGATCAGTGACCTGCTTCTGGATATAAAGATTAGACCGAATGATTGGAAATACTATTACAGCATTCAGCAAGACTGTACTAACAGCCAAGCCAAATAACCAAAAAATTTAACACCTTGAGAAGGGTAATCACCCAAATACATGAACTCTTCTACACAGAACAGTATGTCCAGCATTATAAATCCACCAATAAGACAAACTCCTATTCCCTGATATAATCACAGCATTCCCATATACCACGTTTGTTATATTGAAACCCAATTACAACCTTAGTAATATTGAAAAAAATCCTCCATCACAAGGTGTTACAGCACTACCAGATGGCCTTTTACCTATGAGAAAAGTGAAATCCTTCTGTGGCATCACGTATGCCTGATAATGAACTCAGAATTCCTTCAAATATGTCATCTTAGTAGACAATGCATAAAAACAGACATACAACCATAATCAGATAAAAGAAGACACAAGTAGTGACAAAGGTGCTCCATTCCTTGGTTCCAATTTATATTGACACTCTTTCCACATCTGGACGTTCCAAAATGTTGCTATCCAATTTCTATAGTAATATTTACAATTGAAATTCCtaaaagtaacaaaattcctTTTTTAATCACTGTCAAGATGCACATGGATTATCCTACCATTCCCGCACCCTCCTACCAATGTCATCGGGTGCCTCTAACCACCAAGACTTACTAAGATGGGGAGAATTCAAACTTTATCTCCCATATTCTTCAGTTCAATTGTGTCACTACACTAAATTTAATATCTTTCAACCCTTTGTCTCCCATAATCTTCATTCAATTGCACTTACTAGGCTAACTCTAGGATTGcaactttttaaaaattataacttTGATACTGAACCATAAAATTTAATATCTTTTTAACTTTACTACTATTATTACACTACATataactcaaaacaacattaaggAATGTGGATAATACCTTTCCCATCTCCAAGTAGACAGCAGCACGGTTAGTAATGAATGAAATATCCTCATCATCAAGCTCAATAGCCTTGCTATAATGCTGAATTGCAGTCTCGAAATCCTTCTTCTTGTAAGCCGCATTACCCGCTTCCTTCTCCTTCTGTGCCTTTGCTTTCCTCTCTTTAATCTCCTTCTCCTCCTCACCCACTTCCATTGGCTCGGGCTCCGGTTCGGGCTCGGGCCGCTTCTTCTCCTCCTCCGCAGGCCTCTTCCTCTCCGGCGAAGGTTCCGGcatctcagcatcctcctccTCCGGCATCCTCGTCGACAATTTCATACCTAATAAAACCCCAAGTGCTTGCATTACCCTTTGATCCTTCAAATAAAGGTTCAGATTACTCGGATTCTTTTGAATATCTTTCATCATGTTAACAAAATCGGGCTGGTTCAAGTAAGCCCGTGTACTTGAGTCGGCAGTCAACTTAGCCCACATCTCGGGTCCAGAAAACGCATCACCGAAAGGGTTTGCAGAACTAGCCGGGCCACGAGATCGGGCCTGAGCTGCCTGAGCATCAGAAAGGCCAGATTTTAAGGCCTCGTTATTTGGATCAATTTCAAGGCCCTTCTTGTAAGCAGAAACGGCTTCGTCGTAATGGTGAAGACCTAAGTGTGCCGCGCCAAGACGAGAGTAGCCTTTAGCCCAGTCGGATTTTAGGTCAACTGTTTTTTGAGCATCGGATAAAGCGTCGGAATATTTTCCGATGGATGCGTAAGCAGCAGATCGGTTGGAGTAAAGAACGTGATTAGTTGGTGAAAGATTGATGGCTTCAGTGAAGTGGGTAATAGCGTCGGTGAAATTGCCGGCGGAGAAGGCGGCGTTGCCCTTGGCCTTAGCTTCGTCGGCCATAGTTGATTTTATGGGAAGTTTCTGGAAGAATAAGCGAAGAGTGTAGTGAATAGAGGAAGAAGATTGCGGGTTGGGGGATTTCTTaaagagggggagggggagggggaggggaggggagggggagggTTGTGTGGTAGTGGCGACTGGAGGGTTCTAGGGTGTCGTTGAGTTTCTAGAAAGTTCGATGACGATTGCTGCTATTATTGGAAATCTAGGGTTATGTTATTAGCTTTAAAGGAAACAGTGTGGAAAATTTGGCAAAGAgcgttttatttttcttttcccttttagaATTGGGTGTCCCAAATTAATTTTGGTTCGTCTCAGTTAAATCCTAATGTGGGAATCCTAACGTGAGGTTGAGTAATTGATATGAAAAAAGTAGAGTAATTGAAATCTTTTACTTGAATATCCTCAAATCACAAATTCAACTGAATTTTTGTAAAGTGAATTGCAAAGTTCATTCTCAATTTCATAAATTAACATCAATTGTAAGTGAAAATAGCGTTGATTCGTACCCACATTGTTTCGAGAGGAATAAAAAAGAATAGCATGCTTATTAATGGGGAAAAAAAGGAATAGAACAGAAATTGAAGCGCAATGTTACGAATTTAGCAGCATAATTGTCGAAGAGGGGAATAATTTTGGTCACTAATTTGCCATGCCTTATTAGGTTGTAACTTTATATGGACACATATATTCCCTGTACCTTAGCATAATGGTTTCATCCCTATGTTCTGTATTTATTTTATGTATGATACGTCTAGAGAACAAGTACAAAAGTTATGATTACTGTCACTACATTGGCCTCTTCAACTTCCAGCAAATATGCGGAAAATTGGCGCCTGAACTTCTAAATGTGGAGACATCTAGAGCTATGGATGTTGCCTCAAATTGGTACTCCATATAATATGTTTGCTATGGTTTCAAGAAGATCTAGATAAGGGCTCTTTAAACAAGAAGTTGTGTACCCAGTAGTTCTGTTTACCCCCAAAATTAcggtaacaattaaatttgtacgcgatttaaaaatatataatttaatttaatacgAACAATTAAGAATAAAAGATAAATGAATTAAGGACGaaataaatgatcaaaccaaTCGCAATGTAATGATCAAGCCTGATCTCAGATTTGAACAGTGGAACTCGTCCTCGATTGGACCCTCGGTACAAGCTCGGGCGCGAGTGAATAAAAGAACAAAAGAGTAATGCCTTGAATAATAGCTAGAAGACAAAAGtaaacttttattgctttgaattgCATGTTACAATGTGTCGGACTAAAGAAAACTTTCCCTTTACATAGTAGGAGAATTTCAGTCCTACTACAGGtcctaaaaaggtaaaaaaaaaaaatccggtAATTGTTGATCCATAATTGATACTGAACAGGATTCGCACTGTAATATCTGGTTGAGGGCGAATATTACGGCCCCCTATCCGTCATGCGTAACCGTTCCCCCCGACTTCCAAGGTCCAGAAGTTATACTCGATCCGGATACATTGTTTTACCATGTCAGATCTTAGATACATCGTTCATTCCTCTCGGGTCTCGATATAAGGGGTTTCTGACCTCGATTATAATCACGTCGATCCGTGCTTCCCCTTCGTTCTCTCATCGAGGAATCGAGAAAAATTTTGCCCCCTATTTTACCCGTACActgatagtcccctcgttttccGAAGTTGATTTATCGAAGCAATGGGAAGCGATAAATTAACCCCGGTACTTCCTTCTAAGTTACAATCGAGTTGACGGGTCTGTGAAACTTCCCATCAgtcgcgtcgttctgacttcggacacgtgtcagCCACCGGTtgattgtgtcacgacccaaaattcactagttGTGAaggcacctaatccaacccgtTATGTAAGCCAACTATACtgtccaattccaataatattcaATTAGGCAATTTATCAAAAGAAATTATTAGAATCTTATAGTtttcccaaggactagtagtacaaatcatgagcttctaagaatagagtttacaaagttgatATTAAGAAAATatatcttctgtttgaaaagtacataaatagagttttataaatctaaggctaccatgaacaagaggcagctacaacaggaacacatgtacatcttcaactccatctctcatcgaacacagcaacctcaacagccaacatctgcacgcaatgcgcggaagtgtagtatcagtacaaccgaccccatgtactagtaagtaacaaacctatccttaggttgaaagtagtgacgagctggaacaaaggtcgggtccaacaccaatagccaacaacagttcataataacgtaaagcaagtaataaaagaaataacttgGAATTCAAGAATGCTCAAGttattcataatttttaaaaaatagttccacttttcaagtgtgtcagtgaaaacccaaatcatttaccgaAATCGTCCAAAACTtttgagtaagtttgaaaactgtgttTTCCCCCAAAAATCCTTTCGAAGATacataagatgtttcatttttcagatagcatgaggaaagtacatttttatgcctacatgttaagatacaggtaaaatcatgaatgtcatCAAAACCGGCAGCAaaagaaaatgcatctctatgcatgtatctcaagtacgcatgtcaaatgcaatgcctctcagtgatgaactcatgtactcacactcttagagtactcaacctcactgTCTCGCATTATCTCTTACcgtgctcaatactcagcacactcaatcacttgCACTGTACAgtactcgttgcggcgtgcaacccgatccatatacatatagccataagctgcggtgtgcagcccgatcccataatatataaatagccataaagctcgttgcagtgtgcaacccgatccatatacatacatcCCTCAGGCTCGTTGCgacatacaacccgatccatatacatacagcCCTCAGGCTCGTtacggcatacaacccgatccagcccgatccaataaaatataatcaatataacatgatgcggcgtgcagcccgatctcataactgtcactcataatcaggctctcagcctcactcagtcctcaatatctccagtctcactcatgggctcacagtgtcatgaaactagcccgacaataatgatatgatgtatcaataaataacaactgagactgagatatgatatgaatgcatgaacatgactgagtacgaatATATTAGTacaaatcagtgagatgacagcaagaaatgaccactaaGGGTCCCAATAATATCGGCATAAAActtaacatgatatctagcatgattgacaactcaattactttatcacatggtgaaaacacaaataacaacaaaatagggccactatacaaTACCGTGGAACcaacagagtcacaattcacagggtgaatacccacacgcccatcacctaccatgtgcgtcacctcaataccaatcacataacacgtaattcgaggtttcataccttcagcactaagtttagaagaattacttacctcgaacaagaaaATTTCAATACCGAGTAAGCCAAGCGACGCTCCAAGAATGCCACCTCGCACGTAGTAACCTCctaacggctcaaaactagccaaaagcgaTTCAAATACAACAAATAAAGCCCAAGAAAACAAGTCcaataaagatcgaatcctaaatcaaatcccaaatctggccaaaaaaatacacccgagcccgcaccttgaaactcaacaaaactcacaaaatccgacaacccaatcaattacaagttcaaccatactagtttcactcaattccgactccaattcgatgttcaaaactcaaaaattcatattatgaaactttaggccaaaacccctaatttaCTAGACATCAAGTGTTATaactttaatttttggatcatctccaaattctttatagattgtgagatataagctttcaaagtcgggTTAATGAAGCAGAAATTTTACTCTATATGATCGCGTGAAGACTTCCGTAACCGCATAGCACAActccatttttccaaattttgTCTATCCTAACGCGGCCAGATCTACACTAACAGATTGTACACCCCTGTAGCCAAAAATCAACAactaaaatggcctagaaatggtcagaaactaccccgaaactcacctgagcctctcgggaccccgtccgaacataccaacaagtctcaaaacatattacggacttagtcgaggcctcaaatcacatcaaataacgctaaaaacatgaatcacacctcaattacaaatcaatgaactttgaaacttcaaactttcacaaccgatgccgaaacccatcaaatcacgtccgattgacctcaaattttgcacacaagtcacatttgacgtTACAGACCtgcttcaacttccggaatcggaatccaacctaGATAtaaaaaaagtccactcccgttcaaacttttcaaaattctcactttcgccatttcaaaccaaattctactacggacctccatgtcacaatccggacgcgctcctaagtgcAAAATCACCCAAtcgagctaacgaaaccatcagaaatccaatccaaggtcaaatactaaaacgTCAAAcctggtcaaacctttcaaatttaaagttgctagctgagaatcattcttccaaattaaattctgaataacctaaaaacctaaatcgacgattcacataagtcataatacatcatacggagctactcatgcccgtaaactaccaagcaaagtgcaaatgcttaaaatgaccggttggatcgttacatcctcccccacttaaatatacgttcgtcctcgaacgtgcccagagttgttctcaaaaccatcaaaccgcagtgtaaccttaccatgcttatacccgggggtgatcccacatcaccctatcccatataggtttgataatacaacataactgaaatttcataactcaaccTAACCCATAAATCTCATaaccaaatttccaacatccgtaATTTCccataagatcagaatctcgcatctacatactgtataaatctaaacaagctatatcaagccataatCACAACCCAAGATGTACTCacataatataccacataactcaaatactcatagcgaaAATTTCCAATCACAGTAGTTGCTCAAAACAACTcaatgccggtaataaacctcttatcaaacaaaGCCTTGTTTTAACATCTTCATATactaccaatgatgaaagaaacacgtagaaactcataaccattcatcagatcaacaagtcatggagctccctctccttcgacaatgactatagcaaatttctaagccgactatctatattatccttccaaccatgctgtaattaattccgatagtatccattctaggtccaatgaccttatctcatccaacacgaccactctagtgacatgacacatcaatacaatctaaagctgTAATGCGTGTAATCCGTGCatcaataagcaacattccaaatgtgctcaaacatggaaaatgactcaaacaagagaatTGTCCCGCAAGTTCAACGGGTATCACCACAACGCAATTCTAAGAACCATCACAAACCGCAGAatcaaaacacacgaatctaacacaaaggatcatacctCGATATAACTCTGCTACaatgtgtgaccccatccaaacattggTCCATATTATACGCCTCGAGTCACCCTacccaaaatcaataaccacacgaaattcgacatcaagtgcccaaagtgcattaccataaccacagagaGAAAATAACACCATACAATAATCCAGAAAAAACATAGCTAACGCGCAATCAATCATGTAACACCCAAAtaccatctcgctcaaattctgctataaagcccaaataaaACCGCACcctatgtgcatataaccaatgaatcacaactcctcgtagtgTAGAAGAGCAACTCACAAATCATTTTAGAACACGAATAAGCCCAACaataaccgaatggcacatccctcaacaatagcagtatgaagccaaccaatccggctcggtgtagaatacgcATCcaaattgggcctaccaatggacccccaaataaGCTCTAGTCACCCAcagatagataaataaccctccgaaagttcACAAAggctgaatcataacacatactatcctCTGGCTAACCTTGGCCATATTTCCACAGTctacaaccatgaaacaatctgctcctgagaactcatAGTCTACAAATCCACAGAACACaagaatcaccatatctgatcccaactctacCGCCCGAATATccaacacatctctcatacataatcattttacgaggaatacttctataattctttcgtgccataTAGTAAAATTTGAATACAAACAGTCGATCAACCACGAGAGTgttgcaataccaatgaagtatcaaaaaatcaaaacacattgcctcttctgaaatgtatactctcatcaaacTATACCAGATAGTAATGTGATTTacctaatcatctgaaactgtccatgctgcctaagaaattatgtccttcccttcaaaatcgAATCGTGACCTTGCACCTGCCAATTTCAATCCCACACAAAACACATCATATATCATGCCattatatgaaaaatacgagggcttcataatccactccgagtcataagcaactactcactcaattagccaagaactttttatttgatcccatccaggagaaaatcacaatacgcaacatgtcAACACACCAGTAGGAAATGTACATcttaaaccatggtagaaaccatcaagaactctctgaaacccatttgcacttaaccaaaccgtcaggactgaatccttctaactcaaccaagttacGCAAACCATCAAAACCTGAGAGTATCGCTACATAACACCTGTATAAACTCActacatcataagaaccaaaagggCCAATCAAATCTGTTACCATGCTGATCCAACCCGTTACCAGCCCGTTCTAATTCTCCGAGTTCCGTccgaattgccttcaaattgatacttctcctcgccataataccacaatcctcaaccaagactcaccacacgagaccctaacataaaaccacaccaccctaaggctcataagccgctgaatgctctcttaagcaccccaaaagtaccacaaccgagatgcccactctgaagagaccttctgtgaatttaAAGTTGTTCCTTTTTACCTTCCGGATACTGAAATgtataatccataatgatatagaaatactgcgagtctcgacaccatccaatttAAATCTCAGCTtatagccatatacaaatccgcaaCATTCTCAATTGCCATGTAcaaatcttgaattcattagaaccattcttgagagtcatccactctactcgaATCTCAAAAGCACCGCCCAAACGGACTGAAAGACCTGTGCCCCATCTGCACACCAACACTCTAAGAAGTAATCGACACTTCTAAGTAACCGAGTGGattcctactccatgcgcactacatctcTCACCAATAACTattcaaatcattccatgattctcatatacccataaagcataataCAACCTGCATCCTGAAATTTCCTTACCcaagtcattctcgaactcatcctctgcaagtcataactgattcaccagtatacctcaaactgaaaccaatacaacacataaccgtgtaATTATCCCgccgatagcagactcccctacttggTTTAAAGCCAAGAAATAAAGCATCTGATAACTTACAATAGCCACCCCCATACTGGCATAATACCGTAATAGGATTTAACTAAATCCTTCCTAAGCTCATGTAACATAAACCATATGATACCTCAAATCATTTGTAAATCTTGCATTCATCCTCGTAACAGTTAAGCCAATTTCCGCaagtgatccaaactcaaattgaacTACATATAATTCACTAGTAAAAGGGAACTCTCAACAAACAACATAGGGATAACACAAACCTTAGGACACCcagcaggagataacccacatgttttGCCTTATgatgacatctctctatacccttacacagttaaacaacatgaaagatcctccaATATGCTCATAACTCGACATTATACGTCACATCGAGGTAgaaaataaagcacccaataGTCTTTTTAACATTACAAGCAAACTCTTCTAGTCAAATTCAacccatatgaacacatctcgcagtcacatcatactcatcacgtagccatccagccacaaattccactaataagGACACAACCggatatataaatccaaaagcacatgctcacacaatcaacatctctatgctcaagctacagtcaaaacccagcctgaagtcctccagactagcccatcatcagcatactgaaatcacatctcgcacctcatccatagaatcacaagccattgatgcaaagctgatatcgagcgctcatgtgcgcatacgaaagcatggaaggaattcaaagagttacgcttcaagctgaataaatgtcgtacgataaggaaagaaagatgggaagtatatcctaaatgtcctgtatcctctcgaagataggtatggacgtcatcataccgatccgcaagactctactatacacttgctcatgacttgtagaacctatgaacctagagctctgataccaatctgtcacgacccaaaatccgctagtcgtgatagcacctaacttaacccgctaggtaagccaaatatactatccaattccaataatattcaataaggcaatttatcaaaagaaattatctgaatcttatacatttccccaAGGACTattagtacaaatcatgagcttctaagaataaagtTTACAAAAATGATATGAagaaatacatcttctgtttgaaaagtacataaacagttttataaatctaaggctactatGAACAAGAGACAGTTATAACAGAAacacaagtacatcttcaaatctagatctcatcgaacacagcaacctcagtagccaacatctgcacgcaatatgcagaagtgtagtatcagtacaaccgatcctatgtactggtaagtaacaaacctaaccttaggttaaaaatagtgacgagctggaacaaaggttgggtataacaccaatagccaacaacagttcataataacGTAAAGCAAGTAACAAAAGAAATAACTCAGAATTCAAGAATGCTCAGcttattcaaaatttaaaaagatagttccacttttcaagtgtgtcagtgaaaacccaaattcttcaccaaaatcgtccaaaaatttgagtaagtttgaaaactgtgttTCCCCCCAAAAATTCTTTCGA includes the following:
- the LOC107764535 gene encoding hsp70-Hsp90 organizing protein 3-like — translated: MADEAKAKGNAAFSAGNFTDAITHFTEAINLSPTNHVLYSNRSAAYASIGKYSDALSDAQKTVDLKSDWAKGYSRLGAAHLGLHHYDEAVSAYKKGLEIDPNNEALKSGLSDAQAAQARSRGPASSANPFGDAFSGPEMWAKLTADSSTRAYLNQPDFVNMMKDIQKNPSNLNLYLKDQRVMQALGVLLGMKLSTRMPEEEDAEMPEPSPERKRPAEEEKKRPEPEPEPEPMEVGEEEKEIKERKAKAQKEKEAGNAAYKKKDFETAIQHYSKAIELDDEDISFITNRAAVYLEMGKYEDCIKDCDQAVERGRELRSDFKMIARALTRKGTALAKMAKSSKDFEVAIEVFQKALTEHRNPDTLKKLNDAEKARKELEQQEYFNPQIADEEREKGNQFFKEMKYPEAVKHYTESIKRNPKDPRAYSNRAACYTKLAALPEGLKDAEKCIELDPTFVKGYTRKGAVQFFMKEYEKAMETYQEGLKHDPQNQELLDGVKRCVEQINRGSRGDLTPEELKERQAKGMQDPEIQNILTDPVMRQVLTDFQENPKAAQDHMKNPLVMNKIQKLINAGIVQVK